A single region of the Sus scrofa isolate TJ Tabasco breed Duroc chromosome 17, Sscrofa11.1, whole genome shotgun sequence genome encodes:
- the PRNP gene encoding major prion protein isoform X1: protein MVKSHIGGWILVLFVAAWSDIGLCKKRPKPGGGWNTGGSRYPGQGSPGGNRYPPQGGGGWGQPHGGGWGQPHGGGWGQPHGGGWGQPHGGGGWGQGGGSHGQWNKPSKPKTNMKHVAGAAAAGAVVGGLGGYMLGSAMSRPLIHFGSDYEDRYYRENMYRYPNQVYYRPVDQYSNQNSFVHDCVNITVKQHTVTTTTKGENFTETDVKMIERVVEQMCITQYQKEYEAYAQRGASVILFSSPPVILLISFLLFLIVG, encoded by the coding sequence ATGGTGAAAAGCCATATAGGTGGCTGGATCCTCGTTCTCTTTGTGGCCGCATGGAGTGACATAGGGCTCTGCAAGAAGCGACCAAAGCCTGGCGGAGGATGGAACACTGGGGGGAGCCGATACCCAGGGCAGGGTAGTCCTGGAGGCAACCGCTATCCACCCCAgggagggggtggctggggaCAGCCCCACGGAGGTGGCTGGGGACAGCCCCACGGAGGCGGCTGGGGACAGCCCCACGGTGGCGGCTGGGGACAGCCCCATGGTGGCGGAGGCTGGGGTCAAGGTGGTGGCTCCCACGGTCAGTGGAACAAGCCCAGTAAGCCGAAAACCAACATGAAGCATGTGGCAGGCGCCGCTGCAGCTGGGGCAGTGGTAGGGGGCCTCGGCGGTTACATGCTGGGGAGTGCCATGAGCAGACCCCTGATACACTTTGGCAGTGACTATGAGGACCGTTACTATCGTGAAAACATGTACCGTTACCCCAACCAAGTGTACTACAGGCCAGTGGATCAGTACAGCAACCAGAACAGTTTTGTGCATGACTGCGTCAACATCACCGTCAAGCAGCACACAGTGACCACGACCACCAAGGGGGAGAACTTCACCGAGACGGACGTCAAGATGATAGAGCGCGTGGTGGAACAGATGTGCATCACCCAGTACCAGAAAGAGTACGAGGCGTACGCCCAAAGAGGGGCCAGTGTGatcctcttctcctcccctcctgtgATCCTCCtcatctctttcctccttttcctcataGTGGGCTGA